One region of bacterium genomic DNA includes:
- a CDS encoding AIR synthase-related protein, which yields MAGSATGVFAREDDLIDPDRITAGDSIILVDSSGVHDNGISLLRTIAKQLPQGYDTRLPDGFRFGPTILKATCIYAPYMARLLNNGIVPHYAVYISGHGWCKLMRANQPFEYEIDTLPQEQPIFPFIQTAGPVTTRDMYKTFNMGAGLALYIAPKDEELAISLAEPSGCTAFRGGTVRQSDKKRVSILPLDIRFDESDLQIRC from the coding sequence ATGGCCGGCTCGGCAACCGGAGTGTTTGCGCGCGAAGACGACTTAATCGATCCAGACCGCATCACGGCGGGCGACTCAATCATCTTGGTCGATAGTTCCGGCGTCCACGATAACGGCATTTCTCTTCTACGGACAATCGCCAAACAGTTGCCTCAAGGATATGACACGCGACTTCCCGACGGTTTCCGGTTCGGACCGACAATTCTGAAAGCGACGTGCATTTACGCGCCCTACATGGCCCGACTTCTCAACAATGGGATTGTTCCGCACTACGCTGTGTACATTTCCGGTCATGGCTGGTGCAAGCTGATGCGCGCGAATCAGCCGTTTGAGTACGAAATCGACACGTTGCCTCAAGAACAACCCATATTCCCGTTTATTCAGACCGCCGGTCCGGTGACGACTCGCGACATGTATAAAACCTTCAACATGGGTGCGGGATTGGCCCTGTACATCGCCCCCAAAGACGAAGAACTGGCGATCAGCCTGGCCGAACCCAGCGGTTGTACTGCTTTTCGTGGCGGTACAGTTCGCCAAAGCGACAAAAAACGGGTTTCAATTTTGCCGCTCGACATTCGGTTCGACGAATCAGATCTCCAAATCCGTTGCTAG
- a CDS encoding SDR family oxidoreductase: MKNQKTVLVTGGAGFIGSHLCERLLNDGHEVICADNFFTGSKENVRHLLDNKHFEMIRHDVTDPLTVEVDQIYNLACPASPVHYQYNPIKTIKTSTVGVVNMLGLAKRVKARILQTSTSEVYGDPNEHPQKETYWGNVNPLGLRSCYDEGKRVAESLFMSYHRQNNVDIRIVRIFNTYGPRMHPNDGRVVSNFIIQALKNEPITIYGDGTHTRSFCYVDDLVDGLVRMMENTEMIGPVNLGNPVEITVGELANRIVKLIGSKSEIVYKTIPDDDPKKRQPDITLAKKFLKWEPKVELEEGLKKTIGYFRGII, translated from the coding sequence ATGAAAAACCAAAAAACGGTATTAGTAACCGGTGGGGCGGGATTCATTGGTAGTCACTTGTGCGAGCGTCTTTTGAATGATGGTCACGAGGTAATTTGTGCCGATAATTTTTTTACCGGTTCTAAAGAAAATGTTCGTCATCTTCTGGATAATAAACATTTCGAAATGATTCGGCACGATGTGACGGATCCGTTAACGGTAGAAGTGGATCAGATTTATAATCTCGCTTGTCCGGCCAGTCCAGTGCACTATCAATACAATCCGATTAAAACGATTAAAACCTCTACTGTTGGAGTAGTGAATATGTTGGGTCTCGCCAAGCGCGTGAAAGCGCGAATTTTGCAAACATCGACGTCGGAAGTGTATGGCGATCCTAACGAACATCCGCAAAAAGAAACTTATTGGGGTAACGTTAATCCACTTGGCTTGCGCAGTTGTTATGATGAAGGAAAACGTGTCGCGGAATCTTTGTTTATGAGTTATCACCGTCAAAATAATGTAGATATTCGCATTGTGCGGATATTTAATACCTATGGTCCAAGGATGCATCCAAACGATGGGCGGGTGGTCTCTAATTTTATTATTCAGGCGTTGAAGAACGAACCGATTACTATTTATGGCGACGGAACCCATACGCGTAGTTTTTGTTACGTCGATGATTTGGTTGACGGGTTAGTGCGCATGATGGAGAACACGGAAATGATTGGTCCGGTAAATTTGGGGAATCCGGTGGAAATAACCGTTGGAGAACTGGCAAACCGGATTGTAAAATTAATTGGTTCCAAATCGGAAATAGTGTACAAAACAATTCCCGATGACGATCCCAAGAAACGCCAGCCTGATATCACCCTCGCCAAAAAATTCCTAAAGTGGGAACCAAAAGTGGAGCTTGAAGAAGGTTTGAAAAAGACGATTGGGTATTTCAGGGGAATAATATAA